The following DNA comes from Heterodontus francisci isolate sHetFra1 chromosome 44, sHetFra1.hap1, whole genome shotgun sequence.
AGTTGAAATGTTTGACGGTGGCCTTATTGCAGGAGACCAACCCCATCTTTGCTGGGCTGACAGTACAACTAACAGAAGAGACTGAGAGTTTTGGCCGTTGTCATTCGGACACTTGCTGCTGGGTCGCGTATCATGAACCTGATGATGTCGTGGATGTGGTCATCAGGCCAAAGCTGGTTATTGTCCAGGGGCACGTCCTTCAGCAGACGTCCTGTGAAGATGACCGCACTTGCCCGGATGTCAGGAGACCAGTGGCTGCAGAACTGGACACTGACGCTGAGGTAGGTTTGGATGTAGTCAGGCAGATCGGAGGCAATGGTTCTCGTGAGCTTGCTCAGAAAGGCCAAGTAGCTTTGGTCGGTCGCCTGCGGGAACTCCATTTGAAATGTCGCGCACAGCTTGGCCAAACCCAGGAATGGTCCAACCGACGCCAACACACGTCTGCAGGCCTCGGCAACCTCCGTGCTGCTGTCATTGAGGTGCAGCACCAAGCTGACCAGGGCCGAGTGGACCTGTTCCACAAAGACAGGTTTCGACTCCCCGACCGCCAATCTGGACAGAGCCCCGAAGACAACAAAGGCGGCTGCCCGCACCCTGTCGCTTCTGCTTTCAAAGAACGGGCGGATACCCAGACCCAGGTTGACAAGGATGTCCCTGACGTCATTCTCTTCCAACTGGGTCAAGATCTTGGACAGGCCTGATAGGCCCTCCAGCGTGATGCAGTCTTGGGGCTCGCCCCCTGCCTGTATCACGGCCATAATGGCAGCCAGGAGCTTGGTGGAGTATCTACGGGTCTTTGCGGGATCTCCGAGTGCCACGTTCCCCAAACCCTGAATGGCGAGGAAGCGGGTGGTGGGGCAGCTGTCGAGCAGGCATCGGAGCAAGCTGCTCACCAGGGTGTTCATGCGTCTCAGGTCAAGGCCCACGTGATGGTTTACCATTTCGCCCAAGAAGGCGGCCACTGCGATTCTTTGGTTCTTATAGAGGTTGAGCGTGGCGGCAAGATACTCAATGACGCTGCCCAGGTGAGTACTGGCATTTGTTGCCATTGCTTTGGCCAGCAGAGCAACGCCGTCATGGTACGTATTTGGGTTCTTCATCATCTCCCAGCCTCCTGCCTCCTCCATGAAGCCCACCATCTCTTTACCCTCGCCCTGGGTCAGCAGCACTTTCAGTGTTGCCACGCTGTAGTCGCGGAAGTCAAAGTTTTCAGGGGAAGTGGTGCCAACGCTCGGCCGCTTCGATGGACTTTTGCCAAGACGGTGCTTGGGAAGCTCGCGGGCGCAGGAGCACAGAACGAGTAGAGTGCCAACCAGCCGCGGGTACAGACAGCCAATGGCCGCGGCGGGCTCAGGGGCGGACAGGATCGCGCTCAGGGCCCAGGCGGCCGCCATTGGCCTCTGAGCCCGGGGTCCCGTCTCCTCCGGGCCGGCGGGCGCCTCGCCCCTCTCCAAGCGCTCGGTCGCGGCGTTCAGCTCGGCCAAGAGGCGCTCCGAGACCCGCGGGCCCACCGCGGCCAGCGACCTCCACACGTCCCGGGTGGCCTGCTCGAAAGGGTCCGGGCTCGAGAGCAGGAAGGTGACCACCGCGGCCGTGTTCTGCGCGGCCAGGGCGGCGACGCTGCGCCTCACCGCCAGCCCGACCTGCTCGCGGCCCATCGGCCGCAGCGCGCCCCCGAGCGCCCGGAGCAGCTCCGAGACGTGGTCCCCGAGCCCCTCCCCCCGGCTCCTGATGAGGGCGTGGATGACGGCCGAGGAGGCGAGGGCGCAGTCGGGCTGGGCGTCCCTCAGCCCCTCGCACAGGGCGGGGaggaggctcctcagctggtggcaGGACATGTGCTCCGAGACGACCCTGGCAATGTCCCAGCACCGGCGGAGCTGGCTGTCACCGTCGGATTGATCCAGATGCTCCCTGATCACCTTCAGATGCTCCACCGATCCATCCCGCTCCTCCGCTGCGAAGCCCTCGTAACGCAACTGGACGTAAAACAGGACGTACAAGCATTCGACTGCCAGCTGTCGGATGGCCAACGAGGGGTCGGCGCAGCGCGGGATGAGGCGGCCGACTATAGCCTCCAGGTTGTAATGGGTCACCACTGCCTGCACCTTGAGGTTCTCCAGAAAGAGGACGAGCATCTTCAACGTCAACTCCAGGGCTCTCTCACGCTCGTAGTCCTTTCCCGACACGACCCAGCATTCCAAGTGTTTGAAGACCCCGTGAAGCCCGCTCGGGGAGAGGTCCCGCAGCAAGACCTGCCTCAGGAGGCTCTCCAGGGCAGCCGAGGTCTCCCTCCCGAGGTTCCTCTGCTCCGCCCAGAGCGCTCCCGTGCCCGCTTGCCCCTCCAAGGGCGGcaggcccaacacactgtccaCGCAGGCCCTCAGTAGTTGAAAAGTCTGGGCTCCGCTCGACGGCGGGGCCAGCTGAATGAGGCCAGTGCAGGCCACGATGGCGGAGTGTCGGACGGGGGTCACCAGCTGGCCGGCCGGCTCGGCCCCGATGATCCCCTGCAGGCAGGTCAACAGCTCCCCCTTCCTGGCACAGGGTTGCCCTGGCGCGTTGGCCAAGATGGCTTGAGCTGCCAGCGCCACGGCCTTGGCGAGGCTCAGCTTGACGGCCGAGCCCTTGGCTTCGCCCTTTAACCCCGGCAGCCTGGCCCGgtagaggaggaggagcgggcccagGATGTCGGCGTCGACCCTGGGCAGCACCCGCGCTGCCGGTGCCTGCCGTGCCACCTGCCCGTAGCACAGGAGGAGCCCGCTCCTGACCTTCTCCGGCTCGCTGGACAGCCTCTCCTTCAGGGCGCCGAAGAGGCTGGCCAGGCTCAGGTGGCGCCGGGTAAAGTCCCCCAGCTGGGAGAGGGCATCGTCCAAATGTGTGGCGGCGCAGAGGCCGATCCCGAGGGCCAACCCCTCCCGCTCCGGCTCCTGGTGGTGTTGGGCGCACTGCAGCATCTCCTGGAGTTGGGGCCCCACCTGCGCCTCCCTTTTGGCCAGCTTCAGCACGAGTCCCATGCACTGGAACAGGAAGCCCCTCTCCTGGGGGTAGCTGGGCAACTGGCTCACTTGCTGCATCAGCTGCTCAGCCAGGCCCCTGGCCCATTGCTCCTCGGCGATCACCTCCAAGCTCCCGGACAGGAGGAGCAGCAGACTCTCCTCCCAGCGCTCCCGAATGATCCCGCTCTCCGGGGGAGCTTGCAGCTGCCGGATCAGCCCGGGCAGCTGCTCCTCCCATGGCCTCTGGAGGGAGGGGTGGATGGCGGGGCCCAGGGCCAGGAGGAGCCGCAGGGCGGGGAGGCCCCCGCCCCGCCCCCGGTCGGGCGCCGACGCCACGGCCAGCAGGCGTGCCAAGAGGGCCTGGGCCGGCGGGAGGCCGGGCCTGCCGTCGAAGGGGCGGAGCGTCCCGCGTTGCCGCCGGTTGCTGGCCAGTTGCTCCAGGATCCGGCACACGACCGGCAAAGCCTCGTCGTAAGGCCCGGGGGTCACCAGCTGCAGCAGGGTGGGCCACAGAACGTCGGCCGTGCGCTCTGTGGCGGCCAGCTCCTCCACCAGGGTCTCCGCCATCGTCCTCAGCTCGTTGGCCGGGAGCTCGTTGGCGACGGAGCCTGGCCCCCTCGCCGGCCCCTCCTCCCGCGGGATGGCGCAGAGACGGATGACGTACTCCACCAGGGCCTTCCCCCCGACCAACTCCAGGTAACCGTGGTTGGCCAGGCTGCTGACGATCTGGAGGACGGCCTGCTTGACCGTGCTGCAGTCACCCGGAAGAGCCACCTTCACGGCGGCCATGATCTGGTGTTTCAGGCCCTCCAGCCGTGACGGAACGGTGTCCAGGAGCGTCCTCAGGGCCAGGAGGCCCGCTGCCCGCTCGCGCCCGTTGGTGCCGGCCAACTTGCGGAGGAGGAACTGGGCGGCCGGCTCCGGCcaagcctgggccagcaggccgAAGCAGCCCAGGACCTGCCCGCGGCTCTCCAGGGCCGGCTGGTCATCCGAAGCCACCAGCGGGCACAGCTGGCCGTGCAGGGTGCCCAGCAACTTGTCCATCTGCCCCTTCAAGCTGTGCGAGTTCATCCCCACGGAGGCCCCCAGCACGGAGCGCAGGCACTGGGTGACGGGCAGACGGTCGGgcttcctcctgtacagggagaggATCTGGGGCACCAGCGAGGGAAGCTCCTCCTCCAGCCTGTCATTGGGCAGCAGCGGCACCATGTGACCCAGCGCCTCCAAAATGGCCGCCCTGAGCTTGGCGTCTTTCTCCTGCAGCCACTGGCGGTGGTGCTTCTTGTAGGCTGTGTAGATCGGCTGGGAGAAGGTCTCCTTGCTTAGTGTCGGGTCCGGGGCCTTGTCCGAAGGCGCAAAGTACTCAAGGATGCTCTTACTGAAAAGACCAAAGGCTGAAATGAGGGCCTGAGCATTATGGTTCTCCTTCACCAGACTAAAAGCAGGGAGCAATGCTGTTAGGACACGTGGGAGATGAGGCACCATACCGTGCACGTTGGTTATGGAGAGGTCGGCTAGGGTCTTGATGACCATGGGATGAGGAGGGATGCCGAGTGTGACCTTCTGCAGCATCTCCTCCAGAACCTCATTGGCAAAACCCCGTCCCAGGGCCACCAGCAGCTCGCTCCCTGCCTCTTGACATGGGCAAGTGGCCTCCTCCGAAGTGGTCATGGCCTCTGCCGTCGCCGCGATGACCTCTCGCGCCAGCGGCCGCTCGATCCCCTCCACCGTCTCGCCGACGATCAGCGCCATGCTCCGCAGGAGGGCCAGGCGGTGCCCTTCCGGCAAACTGGCACCGGCGCTGCTCAGGAAAGTGTGGCAGGAGGTCAGCACCAGCTCCGGGCGCTGCCGCACCAGCTCGCGCAGCGACTCCGCGATCTGTTGGCGGACGGCCTCATCGCTGTCGAAGGCCGCGGTGATCAGGGCCGTCAGGTAGAGTTCAACACAATTATCATCCATTCGATTCTGTCACCACCGTCTGGAATACAGGAATTTACAGTTACTACAGGGCATGAGTAGATACCGAAGACCTGAGCCCAACACAATCCATCTAACTCGGAGCAACGCCAAGGGTGCACCATCAAATGCACTGGGAGCAATGCCGGGGTGAACCATCAAACTCAGTGGGAGCAATGACAAGGGAGCACCAACAGACTCACTGAGAGTGCACACATGGTATTGCTATCAGGATCACAGGGACCAATGTCATGGGTGCACCATCAGCCTCATTGGGAGCAATGCCATGGGTACACCACCAGCCTCACTGGGAGCAATGACAAGGGAGCAACACCAACCTCACTGGAAGCAGTGCATTGGGTGCACCATCAGCCTCATTGAGAACAATGACAAGGGTGCAAAATCGGACTCACAGGGAGCAATGACAATGGAGTACCATCACCCTCACTTGGAGCAATGCCATGGGTCTACCATCAGGATCAGAGGGAGCAATGCCACAGGTGCACCATTAGCCTCACTGGGAGCAACGCCACAGGTTACCATCAGAATCACAGGGAGCAATGCCACaggcacaccatcaacctcactggGAGCAATGCCACCGGAATAAAGCCTCACTGGGAGAAATGCCACAGGTGTACCATTGGAATAACTGGGAGCAATGCCACGGTTACACCATCCGCTTCACAGGAGCAATGCCACGGGTGTACCATCGGCCTCACAGGGAGCAAGGCCACTGGTACACCATCAGCCTCACTGGAACAATGGCCAGGCCACCTCTGGAGTGATGGGAACGCTCAGCTAGTTGGTTGCGGGGGGTGGCGGTGCGGGGGAGAGGGGCTTGCTCCAGCGTTGCTGGGCCGAAGGGGCTCTGGGCGGTAGGGTCACAGGTCAATAAGACACTCTCCGCCGTGATCCCCCCATTGGACGGCGGAGACGGAAGGGGCCGAACGTCCTTCTCCTCAATCCACGTCACTAAAATCAGCTTGTCTGGTCACTGTCACGCggcggtttgtgggatcttgctgtgtgccaatGGTCCGTCTCCTACATTCCGACAGTGGTTGGCACTTCAGAAAAAGAACCTCTGCCGCTGGAGAGAGCCATGGGACGTCCTGGGTGCGGAGGGGGCGCCCCAGAGATGCAACAACCCTTCCATCGTGCAGGCACGGCCGGCCCTGAAACTGACCTCGAGATGGGCCTGAGAGCCATCGTCACCTGCGTCCCGAAGCGGCGGAATAATGCTGGTTCGGTCGAAACTCGGTGCGCGGCCCGGGCTA
Coding sequences within:
- the LOC137355988 gene encoding maestro heat-like repeat-containing protein family member 1, which codes for MDDNCVELYLTALITAAFDSDEAVRQQIAESLRELVRQRPELVLTSCHTFLSSAGASLPEGHRLALLRSMALIVGETVEGIERPLAREVIAATAEAMTTSEEATCPCQEAGSELLVALGRGFANEVLEEMLQKVTLGIPPHPMVIKTLADLSITNVHGMVPHLPRVLTALLPAFSLVKENHNAQALISAFGLFSKSILEYFAPSDKAPDPTLSKETFSQPIYTAYKKHHRQWLQEKDAKLRAAILEALGHMVPLLPNDRLEEELPSLVPQILSLYRRKPDRLPVTQCLRSVLGASVGMNSHSLKGQMDKLLGTLHGQLCPLVASDDQPALESRGQVLGCFGLLAQAWPEPAAQFLLRKLAGTNGRERAAGLLALRTLLDTVPSRLEGLKHQIMAAVKVALPGDCSTVKQAVLQIVSSLANHGYLELVGGKALVEYVIRLCAIPREEGPARGPGSVANELPANELRTMAETLVEELAATERTADVLWPTLLQLVTPGPYDEALPVVCRILEQLASNRRQRGTLRPFDGRPGLPPAQALLARLLAVASAPDRGRGGGLPALRLLLALGPAIHPSLQRPWEEQLPGLIRQLQAPPESGIIRERWEESLLLLLSGSLEVIAEEQWARGLAEQLMQQVSQLPSYPQERGFLFQCMGLVLKLAKREAQVGPQLQEMLQCAQHHQEPEREGLALGIGLCAATHLDDALSQLGDFTRRHLSLASLFGALKERLSSEPEKVRSGLLLCYGQVARQAPAARVLPRVDADILGPLLLLYRARLPGLKGEAKGSAVKLSLAKAVALAAQAILANAPGQPCARKGELLTCLQGIIGAEPAGQLVTPVRHSAIVACTGLIQLAPPSSGAQTFQLLRACVDSVLGLPPLEGQAGTGALWAEQRNLGRETSAALESLLRQVLLRDLSPSGLHGVFKHLECWVVSGKDYERERALELTLKMLVLFLENLKVQAVVTHYNLEAIVGRLIPRCADPSLAIRQLAVECLYVLFYVQLRYEGFAAEERDGSVEHLKVIREHLDQSDGDSQLRRCWDIARVVSEHMSCHQLRSLLPALCEGLRDAQPDCALASSAVIHALIRSRGEGLGDHVSELLRALGGALRPMGREQVGLAVRRSVAALAAQNTAAVVTFLLSSPDPFEQATRDVWRSLAAVGPRVSERLLAELNAATERLERGEAPAGPEETGPRAQRPMAAAWALSAILSAPEPAAAIGCLYPRLVGTLLVLCSCARELPKHRLGKSPSKRPSVGTTSPENFDFRDYSVATLKVLLTQGEGKEMVGFMEEAGGWEMMKNPNTYHDGVALLAKAMATNASTHLGSVIEYLAATLNLYKNQRIAVAAFLGEMVNHHVGLDLRRMNTLVSSLLRCLLDSCPTTRFLAIQGLGNVALGDPAKTRRYSTKLLAAIMAVIQAGGEPQDCITLEGLSGLSKILTQLEENDVRDILVNLGLGIRPFFESRSDRVRAAAFVVFGALSRLAVGESKPVFVEQVHSALVSLVLHLNDSSTEVAEACRRVLASVGPFLGLAKLCATFQMEFPQATDQSYLAFLSKLTRTIASDLPDYIQTYLSVSVQFCSHWSPDIRASAVIFTGRLLKDVPLDNNQLWPDDHIHDIIRFMIRDPAASVRMTTAKTLSLFC